One part of the Dioscorea cayenensis subsp. rotundata cultivar TDr96_F1 chromosome 2, TDr96_F1_v2_PseudoChromosome.rev07_lg8_w22 25.fasta, whole genome shotgun sequence genome encodes these proteins:
- the LOC120280193 gene encoding protein WALLS ARE THIN 1-like, with protein sequence MADKQICGVPEKVQLHGAMLALQFGYAGFHVVSRAALNMGISKLVYPVYRNIIALLLLLPFAYFFEKKDRPAMNLSFIIQFFFLALIGITANQGFYLLGLDNTSPTFASALQNSVPVLTFLMAAALRIEKVKLNRRDGIAKIAGTLACVCGASVITLYKGPAIFSPTKSLNHEKPPALVWLGDAKPKNWTLGCLYLFGHCLSWSGWLVLQAPVLKKYPARLSVTSYTCFFGVLQFLAIAAFMERDPNSWIFHSGGEVFTILYAGFVASGIAFAVQIWCIDRGGPVFVAVYQPVQTLTVAIMASLTLGEEFYLGGIIGAILVVIGLYLVLYGKSEEKAFAAREAASTITSTQEHDAIRAAATATAFKTSLTQPLLPSSTSDNV encoded by the exons TTACAGTTTGGCTATGCTGGCTTTCATGTTGTCTCAAGGGCAGCCCTAAACATGGGCATAAGCAAGCTTGTCTACCCTGTTTACCGAAACATTATTGcactccttctcctcctcccttTCGCCTACTTCTTTGAAAA GAAGGATCGCCCTGCCATGAATCTCTCCTTCATCATTCAGTTCTTCTTTCTTGCTCTcattgg TATAACTGCAAATCAAGGTTTCTATCTCCTTGGCCTTGATAACACTTCTCCAACCTTCGCCTCCGCTCTTCAAAACTCTGTCCCTGTCCTTACTTTTCTTATGGCTGCCGCTCTCCG GATTGAGAAGGTGAAGCTAAACAGAAGAGATGGAATAGCAAAGATTGCAGGGACTTTGGCATGTGTTTGTGGAGCTTCAGTGATCACACTGTACAAAGGCCCTGCCATCTTCTCACCTACAAAGTCTTTGAACCATGAGAAGCCTCCAGCATTGGTTTGGCTTGGAGATGCTAAGCCAAAGAACTGGACTCTAGGGTGTCTATACCTCTTTGGGCACTGTCTTTCTTGGTCTGGTTGGCTTGTTTTACAGGCACCTGTCCTTAAAAAGTACCCTGCCAGGCTCTCAGTTACTTCATACACTTGTTTCTTTGGTGTTCTTCAGTTCCTAGCCATTGCTGCTTTCATGGAAAGAGATCCTAATTCTTGGATCTTTCACTCTGGTGGTGAAGTTTTCACTATCTTATATGCG GGCTTTGTGGCATCAGGTATTGCATTTGCAGTTCAGATATGGTGCATTGATAGGGGTGGTCCTGTCTTTGTGGCTGTTTACCAACCTGTGCAAACACTCACAGTGGCCATCATGGCTTCTTTAACACTTGGAGAAGAGTTCTATCTTGGAGG GATTATTGGAGCCATACTTGTAGTCATTGGATTATACTTGGTGCTCTATGGAAAGAGTGAAGAGAAAGCCTTTGCTGCAAGAGAAGCTGCTTCCACTATTACTTCTACTCAAGAACATGATGCCATTAGAGCAGCAGCCACTGCTACAGCTTTCAAGACTTCTTTAACTCAACCATTGCTTCCTTCATCAACCTCAGATAATGTTTGA